A stretch of Dehalogenimonas sp. THU2 DNA encodes these proteins:
- a CDS encoding rubrerythrin family protein — translation MGTTEQNLAAAFGGESQANRKYLFFAEKADTEGFPQVARLFRAAAEAETVHARNHLRVMKGIASTSDNLKAAINGEHYEFNQMYPGFIEQAKKEGSSQAEMSFFSANSVEKIHHSLFQKALNDTEIGVKTEERPYFVCQVCGNTVLGEAPDTCPICGAPKSAFRQVD, via the coding sequence ATGGGGACGACCGAACAGAACCTTGCCGCAGCATTCGGAGGCGAGAGCCAGGCAAACCGCAAATACCTCTTCTTCGCCGAGAAGGCCGATACTGAAGGGTTCCCCCAGGTAGCGCGCCTTTTCCGGGCTGCCGCCGAGGCCGAAACGGTGCATGCCCGCAATCATCTCCGGGTAATGAAAGGCATTGCCAGTACTTCGGATAATCTCAAGGCGGCCATCAATGGCGAACATTATGAGTTTAACCAGATGTATCCGGGTTTTATAGAACAGGCGAAAAAGGAAGGATCGTCCCAGGCTGAAATGAGCTTCTTCAGTGCCAATTCCGTGGAAAAAATCCACCATTCGTTATTTCAAAAAGCTCTGAACGACACCGAAATAGGCGTGAAAACAGAAGAGCGCCCTTATTTTGTGTGTCAGGTATGTGGTAATACGGTTCTGGGAGAGGCTCCGGACACTTGCCCCATTTGCGGGGCTCCGAAGTCAGCGTTTAGACAAGTCGATTAG
- a CDS encoding CCA tRNA nucleotidyltransferase, translated as MAKNTDLPAKLTESLPPEVHDFLKNAGARARELNSRLFLVGGGVRDILLDRAVIDLDLLVEGDAIHLARSLAENPDDLMIHHRFSTARLKWNDHIIDIARSRQETYARPGVLPVVRPGSVEDDLARRDFSVNAMAISLNHDDWGRLFDRHGGQYDLEHRCIRVLHPASFIDDATRLWRAIRYEQRLGFDIEPKTLALFRRDLPLIESITPDRQRYELECVLGELEPEKVFWRACELGLLRYWHPALQGDKWLTAVCNRARAAQTKPGPEVYLALLGWRLAPVQKEELIAGLRLTRRQSRTLHDSSVIIEGMPLLASPNTAPSRISGLLRGLCDEALFAGLAAIDSETARCNITRFMKRWRDVVPELTGEDLKLMGVPQGPEIKRLLDDLRDRRLDGAITNRGQEESIVRDWCCIPRESV; from the coding sequence ATGGCAAAGAATACTGATCTACCCGCTAAACTGACAGAATCGCTTCCTCCCGAGGTTCATGATTTTCTGAAAAATGCAGGGGCCAGAGCGAGAGAACTGAATTCCCGGTTATTCCTGGTAGGCGGCGGGGTGCGGGATATTCTGCTGGATCGCGCAGTTATCGATCTGGACCTGTTGGTCGAGGGTGATGCAATCCATCTGGCGCGGTCGCTGGCTGAAAACCCCGATGACCTCATGATACACCATCGTTTCAGTACTGCACGATTGAAGTGGAATGATCATATCATCGATATCGCACGAAGCCGCCAGGAGACTTACGCCAGGCCAGGTGTACTTCCCGTGGTTCGCCCCGGTAGCGTCGAAGATGATCTAGCTCGCCGCGATTTCAGTGTCAACGCCATGGCTATATCACTCAACCACGACGATTGGGGTCGTCTTTTCGACAGACACGGTGGTCAATATGACTTGGAGCACCGTTGTATCAGGGTGCTCCATCCGGCGAGTTTTATCGATGACGCCACCCGCCTTTGGCGTGCGATCCGCTACGAACAACGATTGGGTTTTGATATCGAACCAAAGACATTAGCACTATTTCGCCGAGATCTACCCTTGATCGAATCAATTACCCCAGACCGGCAGCGTTATGAACTTGAGTGTGTTTTGGGTGAATTGGAACCGGAGAAGGTGTTTTGGAGAGCCTGCGAGCTTGGCCTATTGAGATACTGGCACCCAGCGCTTCAGGGTGACAAATGGTTGACCGCCGTTTGCAACCGGGCGCGTGCTGCTCAAACCAAACCTGGTCCGGAGGTCTATCTGGCACTGCTTGGATGGCGGTTGGCGCCGGTTCAGAAAGAAGAACTCATCGCCGGATTAAGACTAACGCGACGCCAGAGCCGGACTCTCCATGACAGTTCGGTTATTATCGAAGGGATGCCATTGTTGGCTTCACCAAACACGGCACCAAGCCGTATTTCCGGACTTCTGCGAGGTCTTTGCGATGAGGCGTTATTTGCCGGATTAGCAGCTATAGATTCGGAAACAGCCCGCTGCAACATAACCCGCTTCATGAAGAGATGGCGTGACGTAGTCCCTGAACTCACCGGTGAAGATCTAAAGCTGATGGGCGTGCCCCAGGGACCGGAGATTAAGCGATTACTTGACGATCTCAGAGACCGGCGACTCGATGGAGCCATCACCAACCGTGGACAGGAGGAATCTATCGTGCGTGATTGGTGTTGCATTCCGAGGGAATCGGTTTAA
- a CDS encoding Rrf2 family transcriptional regulator: MKLSARGRHSMEAMFDLAIHFGEGPILIRDIAMRRRISEQYLAQLFIPLRIAGLVRSVRGANGGFVLAKDPVEIRLSEIVKATEGSTAPSECVDDPRVCWKGEHCVTRDIWAEIKRATDNILDGVTLSVMVERWRSSGIPEVPEEVA; this comes from the coding sequence ATGAAGTTATCAGCCCGAGGTCGGCATTCAATGGAAGCCATGTTCGATCTCGCCATCCATTTCGGCGAAGGTCCCATTCTAATTCGTGACATTGCCATGCGCCGCCGTATTTCCGAGCAATATCTGGCCCAACTTTTTATCCCATTACGAATTGCCGGGTTGGTACGTAGTGTCCGGGGTGCTAACGGCGGTTTTGTTCTAGCCAAGGACCCGGTGGAAATCCGGTTGTCGGAGATTGTAAAAGCCACGGAAGGCTCAACCGCTCCTTCCGAATGTGTCGATGATCCCCGTGTCTGTTGGAAAGGCGAACACTGCGTCACCCGCGATATCTGGGCTGAAATTAAGCGCGCCACTGATAATATTTTAGACGGCGTCACACTGTCCGTTATGGTGGAGCGTTGGCGCTCCAGCGGCATACCGGAAGTACCGGAAGAGGTTGCCTGA
- the nifS gene encoding cysteine desulfurase NifS — protein MKRIYLDYAATTPVAPEVLAAMLPYFHETPGNPSAIYAEGQQARQAVETARNSVARLINARSDEIFFLSGGTEADNMALSGLVLAEGCKGRHIITTSIEHHAVLENCHFLEKQGAKVTILPVDGDGILDPKAVENAVQADTAVVSVIMANNEIGTIQNISAISRITKQAGIYLHTDAVQAIGRVPVDVQALGVDLLSISSHKLYGPKGIGALYIRKGIRISPILWGGGQERGRRSGTENVPGIVGLGKAAKLAQSSMVAEAERLTILRDRLIAGVLTRIPGSRLNGHPTQRLPNNANFSFDYVEGESVCLNLDLAGIAASPGSACSSTSTTPSHVLLALGLPQHQAFGSLRLSLGRWTTEADIDRVLEVLPGIISRLRAMSPMLNKG, from the coding sequence ATGAAGCGAATCTACCTGGACTATGCCGCAACTACTCCGGTCGCTCCGGAAGTCCTCGCGGCCATGCTGCCATACTTTCATGAAACGCCAGGCAACCCCTCCGCTATCTACGCCGAAGGGCAACAGGCGCGACAGGCGGTGGAAACGGCTCGGAACTCTGTTGCCCGGCTGATTAACGCCCGGTCTGATGAGATATTTTTCCTGAGCGGCGGCACCGAGGCGGATAATATGGCTCTCTCAGGCCTGGTTCTGGCTGAAGGGTGTAAAGGCCGTCATATCATTACCACATCCATAGAACATCATGCCGTGCTGGAAAACTGTCATTTCCTTGAAAAACAGGGCGCAAAAGTCACGATTCTGCCGGTGGACGGCGACGGGATCCTTGACCCGAAGGCGGTCGAAAACGCCGTTCAGGCTGACACCGCGGTGGTATCTGTCATCATGGCTAACAACGAGATCGGTACCATCCAGAATATCTCAGCCATCTCCCGGATCACGAAACAGGCAGGAATTTATCTTCATACTGATGCCGTTCAGGCAATTGGACGGGTGCCGGTGGATGTGCAAGCGCTGGGTGTTGATTTATTGAGCATCTCCTCCCATAAGCTTTATGGACCCAAAGGTATAGGGGCGCTCTACATCCGGAAGGGTATCCGGATATCGCCCATATTGTGGGGAGGTGGTCAGGAGCGGGGCAGACGTTCCGGCACCGAGAACGTGCCCGGCATCGTAGGCTTGGGAAAAGCTGCGAAACTCGCCCAATCATCGATGGTTGCCGAAGCCGAGCGTCTCACGATTTTGCGCGACCGCCTCATCGCCGGGGTGCTCACGAGGATTCCCGGCTCACGTCTGAACGGTCATCCGACCCAAAGATTACCCAACAACGCTAACTTCAGTTTCGACTACGTGGAAGGAGAATCTGTTTGTCTGAACCTGGATCTGGCCGGCATCGCTGCCTCGCCCGGGTCAGCTTGTTCCTCCACCAGCACTACCCCATCTCATGTCCTCCTAGCCCTTGGTTTGCCGCAACACCAGGCTTTCGGTTCACTCCGGCTGTCGCTGGGGCGCTGGACGACCGAAGCCGACATCGACCGGGTGCTGGAAGTGCTCCCCGGAATCATAAGTCGCCTTCGTGCGATGTCGCCGATGCTTAATAAGGGATGA
- a CDS encoding nuclear transport factor 2 family protein — MGADSETRTAINDLLEEFKYAVENKNVEALLSTTTKDANMLNIGPAHDEMSIGPAQLKERYEKYFASVDSITVKYGYTTIKANGPVAWVSSHLYQTLKKGSRQLVLDMRMTLVAEKIQDDWKISEMHLSIPGEVKLPEPTPEEKAAEEAAAAAAKAAEEAKKKEEEDKRQAALKADEPPADQSFFDYF, encoded by the coding sequence ATGGGAGCCGATTCCGAAACACGCACCGCCATCAACGACCTGTTGGAAGAGTTTAAATATGCTGTTGAAAACAAGAACGTCGAGGCACTTCTGAGCACGACTACCAAAGACGCCAATATGCTGAACATCGGTCCCGCTCACGATGAGATGAGCATAGGCCCCGCTCAGCTCAAAGAGCGCTATGAGAAATATTTCGCCAGCGTGGATTCCATAACGGTGAAATATGGGTATACCACCATTAAGGCTAACGGTCCGGTTGCCTGGGTATCTAGTCACCTCTATCAAACCCTCAAGAAGGGATCGAGGCAGCTTGTGCTGGATATGCGGATGACCCTGGTAGCCGAGAAGATACAAGACGATTGGAAGATCAGTGAGATGCATCTCTCCATTCCCGGCGAGGTCAAGCTGCCCGAACCGACGCCAGAAGAAAAAGCCGCCGAAGAGGCAGCCGCCGCTGCCGCGAAAGCCGCTGAAGAAGCTAAAAAGAAGGAAGAAGAGGACAAGCGGCAAGCAGCTCTGAAGGCTGACGAACCTCCGGCGGACCAATCGTTCTTCGATTATTTTTAA
- a CDS encoding sulfide/dihydroorotate dehydrogenase-like FAD/NAD-binding protein — MYPIIATEELVPRVRLYTIHAPLVAKKAAAGQFVILRVDESGERIPLTIADWDAIAGTVSVVFMEVGTTTTKLGRLGVGDAIVDFVGPLGNPTEVEKFGTVCLMAGGFATATIMPIARAMKAAGNHIITIVGARNKDLLFWQDKLAAVSDELIVTTDDGSAGRKGVVTEPIKEKLERGERIDRVIAIGPSIMMKFSSLTTKPFGVKTIVSMNPIMVDGTGMCGCCRVSVAGQTRFACVDGPEFDAHAIDWDSFMSRQRTYMDEEKRSLEKCRCPTV; from the coding sequence TTGTATCCCATCATCGCTACCGAAGAACTGGTGCCACGGGTGCGCCTCTACACGATCCATGCGCCGCTGGTGGCTAAAAAGGCCGCCGCCGGGCAGTTCGTTATTCTCAGGGTAGATGAATCCGGGGAACGCATACCCTTGACCATCGCCGACTGGGATGCCATCGCCGGCACCGTGTCGGTGGTCTTCATGGAAGTGGGAACCACTACAACCAAACTTGGCCGGCTCGGCGTGGGCGACGCAATCGTCGATTTTGTCGGGCCGCTTGGCAATCCCACCGAAGTGGAGAAATTCGGCACAGTCTGCCTGATGGCTGGAGGCTTCGCTACAGCCACTATCATGCCTATCGCCCGCGCCATGAAAGCGGCGGGCAATCACATCATCACCATCGTCGGCGCGCGCAACAAGGATCTGCTTTTCTGGCAGGATAAACTGGCGGCGGTCAGCGACGAACTCATCGTTACCACCGATGACGGCTCAGCCGGCCGGAAAGGCGTGGTCACCGAGCCCATCAAGGAAAAACTGGAGCGCGGGGAGCGAATCGACCGGGTTATCGCCATCGGCCCCAGCATCATGATGAAGTTCTCCTCTTTAACGACCAAACCCTTCGGTGTTAAGACTATCGTGAGCATGAACCCCATCATGGTGGACGGTACCGGCATGTGCGGCTGCTGCCGCGTTTCGGTGGCCGGTCAGACCCGCTTCGCCTGCGTCGACGGGCCGGAGTTCGATGCCCACGCCATAGATTGGGACTCCTTCATGTCGCGCCAGCGAACCTATATGGACGAAGAAAAACGGTCGCTGGAGAAGTGCCGCTGTCCCACTGTTTAA
- the gltA gene encoding NADPH-dependent glutamate synthase: protein MAKLDLNRTGMPKQPPEERRENFREVALGYSADEVLKEASRCIDCKARNCVAGCPVAIDIPEFIRAVKFGDLPEAAKILKRTNALPGVCGRVCPQESQCEAVCTLAKKGAPIAIGRIERYIADWELGHKDAVAGTERRPPTGKRVAVIGAGPAGLTAAAELARLGHEVTIFESLHIAGGVLMYGIPEFRLPKAIVQTEVEYVKSLGVRIELNAVIGKTLTIDELFTDGFQAVFLGTGAGLPLFLNIEGENAPGIYSANEFLSRVNLMKAWSFPDYDTPLKVGKEVAVIGGGNVAMDAARCAVRLGAHVTVVYRRSRDEMPARAEEVENAEEEGIDFLYLTNPIGFQVNEHKWVSGMTCQKMALGEPDASGRRRPVPVEGSEFDLPVDMAIIALGTRPNPLIARSTADLEFASKGTVVADETTGLTRKQAVWAGGDIVTGAATVISAMGAGKAAARDIDRYLAGL from the coding sequence ATGGCTAAACTGGATCTCAACCGTACCGGCATGCCCAAGCAGCCGCCGGAAGAACGGCGTGAGAACTTCCGTGAAGTGGCCCTCGGCTACTCCGCTGATGAAGTGCTGAAGGAAGCCTCCCGCTGCATCGACTGTAAGGCCCGCAACTGCGTCGCCGGTTGTCCGGTAGCCATCGACATTCCGGAATTCATCCGGGCGGTGAAGTTCGGGGATCTGCCGGAGGCGGCTAAAATCCTCAAGCGCACCAACGCCCTCCCCGGCGTCTGCGGCCGTGTCTGCCCCCAGGAAAGCCAGTGCGAGGCCGTCTGCACCCTGGCTAAGAAAGGCGCCCCCATCGCCATCGGGCGCATCGAACGCTATATCGCCGACTGGGAACTGGGGCACAAGGACGCCGTCGCCGGTACCGAGCGCCGCCCGCCGACCGGCAAGCGCGTCGCAGTCATCGGCGCCGGCCCGGCCGGCCTGACCGCCGCCGCCGAACTGGCAAGACTGGGGCACGAGGTCACAATCTTCGAATCCCTACATATCGCCGGCGGCGTGCTGATGTACGGCATACCGGAATTCCGGCTGCCTAAAGCCATCGTTCAGACCGAAGTCGAATACGTTAAAAGTCTGGGCGTAAGGATCGAACTCAACGCCGTCATCGGCAAGACACTTACTATCGACGAACTTTTCACCGACGGGTTTCAGGCCGTCTTCCTGGGCACCGGCGCCGGTCTGCCGCTCTTCCTCAATATCGAAGGAGAGAATGCCCCAGGCATATACTCGGCCAACGAGTTCCTGTCCCGGGTCAACCTGATGAAAGCCTGGAGTTTCCCGGATTACGACACCCCTCTCAAGGTCGGTAAAGAGGTAGCGGTCATCGGCGGCGGCAACGTGGCCATGGACGCCGCGCGCTGCGCCGTCAGGCTGGGCGCTCATGTCACCGTGGTTTACCGGCGCAGCCGGGATGAGATGCCCGCCCGCGCCGAGGAAGTGGAGAACGCCGAAGAGGAAGGCATAGATTTCCTGTACCTGACCAATCCCATCGGTTTCCAGGTCAACGAGCATAAATGGGTCTCCGGCATGACCTGCCAGAAGATGGCGCTGGGAGAGCCCGACGCCTCCGGCCGCCGCCGCCCCGTGCCGGTGGAGGGCTCCGAGTTCGATCTGCCCGTCGATATGGCCATCATCGCCCTGGGCACCCGTCCCAACCCCCTAATCGCCCGTTCGACGGCCGACCTGGAATTCGCCAGTAAAGGCACCGTCGTGGCCGATGAAACCACCGGACTGACCCGGAAACAGGCGGTCTGGGCGGGAGGCGACATCGTCACCGGCGCGGCCACCGTCATCTCCGCCATGGGCGCAGGCAAAGCGGCCGCCCGCGACATCGACCGGTACCTGGCCGGGCTTTAA
- a CDS encoding SHOCT domain-containing protein gives MMIIGLVLAVVVIWLIISSVQKGSSFTLGGSEKKTPLEIARERYAKGEITSEEFESIKKNLS, from the coding sequence ATGATGATTATCGGACTGGTGCTGGCTGTGGTGGTAATCTGGCTCATCATCTCTTCAGTACAGAAGGGTTCGTCGTTCACCCTCGGCGGCAGTGAGAAGAAGACGCCTCTGGAGATCGCCCGGGAGCGTTACGCCAAAGGCGAGATCACGTCGGAAGAGTTCGAGTCGATCAAGAAGAACCTTTCGTAG
- a CDS encoding reductive dehalogenase: MKGIGLTGAGLGGAALTAPRFHDLDEMMASSVDAKHPWFVKQREAYNPTVDVDWDQIKPFKLGNHGYNFGVKAGDGQAEKRAAWQAQQLKANAPGNSLKDIAFGAGAGFLSFGAGLTSVPWYGIEVTTPEQRGVARWQGTAEENAKLVRAAMHFYGSPRQGFLAFNQRYIDLSVQAGRIRVENTDQPSDDGSVRVVPQSCKSAIVYVVKQPMEMSNFGDHTAPKLEYSSALNIGATIGYAVGPIIQNRTQRFLKSLGYHALTGLESYNVANGVMAGLSELSRNAHNCTPEEGTLIRYTPSIVTDLPLPETTPIDAGMHKFCYECKTCAEVCPWGSIPMDTDPTWDTNDVGPNGEQNNWNRPGVKRWQMNFPKCHGCNFCDANCVFSQKNFASIHTTVRTIVAATSVFNGFFAQMDRTFGYGDSTDYEGWWNRDLSSWKHDTILGAGTDDWA, translated from the coding sequence ATGAAAGGTATCGGGCTGACTGGTGCCGGCCTCGGCGGCGCAGCGCTGACAGCACCCCGTTTCCATGATCTGGATGAGATGATGGCTTCGTCGGTTGATGCCAAGCACCCCTGGTTCGTCAAACAGCGGGAGGCTTATAATCCCACCGTCGATGTTGATTGGGATCAGATCAAGCCTTTCAAATTGGGCAACCATGGGTATAACTTCGGTGTGAAAGCCGGCGACGGCCAGGCGGAGAAGAGGGCAGCCTGGCAAGCGCAGCAACTCAAGGCTAACGCACCCGGTAATAGCCTGAAAGACATCGCCTTTGGCGCTGGTGCAGGATTTTTAAGCTTTGGCGCTGGACTGACGTCAGTCCCCTGGTATGGGATCGAAGTGACTACCCCTGAGCAGCGGGGCGTTGCTCGATGGCAGGGAACAGCCGAAGAAAACGCTAAACTGGTGCGCGCTGCCATGCATTTCTATGGTTCTCCCCGTCAGGGTTTCCTGGCGTTCAACCAGCGGTATATTGATCTTTCTGTTCAAGCTGGTCGGATAAGAGTAGAAAATACCGATCAACCAAGCGACGACGGCAGTGTCAGGGTAGTGCCTCAATCCTGTAAATCTGCAATTGTCTATGTCGTCAAGCAACCCATGGAGATGTCCAACTTCGGCGATCATACCGCTCCCAAGCTGGAGTATTCTTCGGCGCTGAATATCGGCGCAACGATAGGATACGCGGTGGGCCCGATCATTCAGAACCGGACTCAGAGGTTTCTCAAGTCACTTGGCTACCATGCTCTCACAGGTTTGGAATCCTACAATGTTGCCAACGGCGTCATGGCGGGCCTGTCGGAACTTTCCAGGAATGCTCACAACTGTACTCCGGAAGAAGGGACTCTCATCCGCTACACGCCGAGCATAGTAACCGACCTGCCGCTTCCGGAAACGACACCGATCGACGCTGGTATGCACAAGTTTTGTTACGAATGTAAGACCTGCGCCGAGGTTTGTCCGTGGGGCAGCATCCCCATGGATACCGACCCGACGTGGGATACTAACGATGTCGGTCCTAACGGGGAACAAAATAACTGGAATCGTCCCGGGGTTAAACGTTGGCAGATGAATTTCCCCAAGTGCCACGGTTGCAACTTCTGCGACGCTAACTGCGTTTTCAGCCAGAAGAACTTCGCGTCAATTCATACCACTGTGAGGACTATTGTGGCAGCCACTTCAGTCTTCAATGGGTTTTTCGCTCAAATGGACCGCACATTCGGTTATGGAGATTCCACCGATTACGAAGGTTGGTGGAACCGCGACCTGTCTAGTTGGAAACACGACACGATACTGGGTGCCGGCACGGACGACTGGGCGTAA
- a CDS encoding transcriptional repressor yields the protein MSPLSNTDLKATGQRAVILEIIKSGKGHLDADEIYRRARKKLPRLSLSTVYRALQKFKESGLIEECHLDENHHHYEASHKGEHHHLICSGCGKVVEFTLPLSQIVAEWVPQAEGFEITGSEVSLTGLCPDCKKKKAE from the coding sequence ATGTCGCCGTTATCTAATACGGATCTGAAAGCCACCGGACAGCGGGCGGTCATCCTAGAAATCATCAAGAGCGGAAAAGGTCACCTGGACGCCGATGAGATCTATCGCCGCGCCCGGAAGAAACTGCCTCGACTGTCATTGTCAACGGTTTACCGCGCGTTACAGAAGTTCAAAGAAAGCGGCCTCATCGAGGAGTGCCACCTGGACGAGAACCATCATCATTACGAAGCGTCCCATAAGGGCGAACACCATCACCTGATCTGTTCCGGCTGCGGCAAGGTCGTTGAATTTACTCTGCCGCTGTCGCAGATCGTCGCTGAATGGGTGCCGCAGGCTGAGGGGTTCGAGATCACCGGCAGCGAGGTATCCCTCACCGGGTTGTGCCCGGATTGTAAGAAGAAGAAAGCGGAATAA
- the feoB gene encoding ferrous iron transport protein B, giving the protein MRKSNHSKNEIDESVYGIPSCHQPRQQHRHRHGQTPDEPALKVALVGSPNVGKSSVFHSLTGRRVIISNYPGTTVDIFRGRTVLDGRTVEVIDTPGMYSLHSITEEERVARAILLKEKPDVVLHVIDAKNLDRMLPITFQLIEAGLPIIVVLNMTDEADAHGIVIDAEKLSSELGAPVVATAANLGRGIAALKNAILEYQPVCLALPVFYDERIEHGVAALLPLVKDSPPAARMSPRSIALLLLREDEQMRRLVAGEGYDLSRIDEIVSGTRLELSHPPAYVLAVAQQRAAGKLAATVMTQRAEGKIKFGERLSRAMMHPLSGGIILAAVLYAMYWFVGVLGAGTLVGWLEEVVFGEYINPWVTGTLQNIIPVQVISDLFVGDYGIITLGITYAIGIILPIVTTFFIIFSIIEDSGYLPRLAMLIDRVFKFIGLNGRAVIPIVLGLGCDTMATIVTRTQETKRERVITTLLLALAIPCSAQLGVIFGILSVSTGMLLTWVGVVALVFVLVGWLASRIITGERACFYMEIPPLRLPRLSNVLQKTYARLEWYLKEVIPFFVVASVVLWAGDIAGLLDAMIAGLRPIVEFVGIPGDAAVAFVIGFFRRDFGAAGLYDLTTQGLLTGNALLVSAVVMTLFVPCIAQFMVMIKERGWKTAVAIAAFIFPFAFLVGLGLDRLLKVLGVNL; this is encoded by the coding sequence ATGCGGAAATCCAACCACTCGAAAAACGAAATCGACGAATCGGTGTATGGCATTCCGAGTTGCCATCAGCCGCGTCAGCAACATCGCCACCGTCATGGTCAAACCCCTGATGAGCCGGCGCTCAAGGTTGCCCTGGTCGGCAGCCCCAACGTCGGTAAGAGCTCCGTCTTCCACAGCCTGACCGGGCGACGAGTCATAATTTCGAATTACCCCGGCACTACGGTGGATATCTTCCGCGGCCGCACCGTTCTCGACGGGCGGACGGTGGAGGTCATCGATACCCCCGGCATGTACTCCCTCCATTCGATTACCGAGGAAGAACGGGTAGCCCGGGCTATCCTGCTCAAGGAGAAGCCGGATGTGGTGCTGCACGTCATAGACGCCAAGAACCTTGACCGCATGCTGCCCATCACCTTCCAGCTTATCGAAGCCGGACTGCCGATCATCGTCGTGCTCAATATGACCGATGAAGCCGACGCCCATGGCATCGTTATCGATGCCGAAAAACTGTCCTCGGAGCTTGGAGCGCCCGTAGTGGCCACCGCAGCCAACCTGGGGCGAGGCATCGCGGCACTGAAAAATGCCATCCTCGAATACCAGCCGGTTTGCCTGGCCCTGCCCGTCTTTTACGACGAAAGGATCGAACATGGTGTTGCCGCCCTCCTGCCCCTGGTCAAGGACAGCCCCCCGGCGGCCAGGATGTCGCCGAGATCCATCGCCCTGCTACTGTTACGTGAAGACGAGCAGATGCGACGGCTCGTCGCCGGTGAAGGGTATGATCTGTCTCGCATCGACGAAATAGTTTCCGGCACCCGTTTGGAATTGTCGCATCCCCCCGCTTACGTCCTGGCGGTGGCCCAGCAGCGGGCGGCGGGTAAACTGGCTGCGACGGTGATGACCCAGCGCGCCGAGGGGAAAATAAAATTCGGCGAGCGATTATCCCGCGCCATGATGCACCCGCTGAGCGGGGGAATCATCCTGGCGGCGGTGCTGTACGCCATGTACTGGTTCGTCGGCGTCTTAGGCGCCGGTACGCTGGTCGGCTGGCTGGAAGAGGTCGTCTTCGGCGAATACATCAATCCCTGGGTAACCGGGACACTGCAAAACATCATCCCGGTGCAGGTAATCTCAGACCTTTTCGTCGGGGACTACGGCATCATCACACTGGGCATAACCTACGCCATCGGCATCATCCTGCCCATCGTGACCACCTTCTTCATCATTTTCTCCATTATCGAAGACTCCGGCTACCTGCCGCGGCTAGCCATGCTCATCGACCGGGTGTTCAAGTTCATCGGCTTGAACGGCCGGGCCGTCATCCCTATCGTCCTCGGGCTGGGTTGTGACACCATGGCCACCATCGTCACCCGCACCCAGGAGACCAAACGGGAGCGCGTCATCACCACCCTGCTCCTGGCCCTGGCCATCCCCTGCTCCGCCCAGCTCGGTGTTATCTTTGGCATATTGTCGGTGTCTACCGGCATGCTGCTGACCTGGGTTGGCGTCGTCGCCCTGGTCTTCGTATTGGTCGGCTGGCTGGCATCGAGGATCATCACCGGGGAACGCGCTTGTTTCTATATGGAGATACCGCCTTTGCGGCTGCCGCGCCTCTCGAACGTGTTGCAGAAGACCTATGCCCGCCTCGAATGGTATCTCAAAGAGGTCATCCCCTTCTTCGTCGTCGCCAGCGTGGTACTGTGGGCTGGTGACATCGCCGGTCTGCTGGATGCCATGATCGCCGGGTTACGGCCGATCGTCGAGTTCGTCGGAATCCCCGGTGACGCGGCGGTGGCCTTCGTCATAGGCTTCTTCCGCCGCGACTTCGGCGCTGCCGGACTTTACGACCTGACCACCCAGGGACTGCTCACCGGTAATGCCCTCCTGGTATCGGCGGTGGTCATGACTCTGTTCGTGCCGTGCATCGCCCAGTTCATGGTCATGATCAAGGAGCGGGGATGGAAGACAGCCGTGGCTATTGCCGCTTTCATCTTCCCGTTCGCATTCCTGGTCGGCCTCGGCCTCGACCGGTTACTGAAAGTGCTCGGAGTTAACTTATGA